Proteins from a genomic interval of Microbacterium phyllosphaerae:
- a CDS encoding LysE family translocator, with protein sequence MFSVETLTTFVVAAFIMVVIPGPTVLFTIGRAMSLGRLGGFLSIVGTAIGSIVLVVAVALGVGTVVAQSVVLFTIVKVLGAGYLIYLGIQAIRHRRDAAEAMTGPVPRRSGPRLLVEGFVVGVTNPKSIAFFLAILPQFVDLHAGSVPMQLFVLGAIVVMIGVACDALWVLLASAAREWFGRSPRRIEAMSATGGGLMIGLGVFLLVWSEKPASA encoded by the coding sequence ATGTTCAGCGTCGAGACCCTCACGACCTTCGTCGTCGCGGCGTTCATCATGGTCGTGATCCCGGGTCCGACCGTGCTGTTCACGATCGGGCGAGCGATGTCCCTCGGCAGGCTCGGCGGGTTCCTCAGCATCGTGGGCACGGCGATCGGGTCGATCGTGCTGGTCGTCGCCGTCGCGCTGGGCGTGGGCACCGTCGTCGCGCAGTCGGTCGTGCTCTTCACGATCGTGAAGGTGCTCGGCGCCGGCTACCTGATCTACCTCGGCATCCAGGCCATCCGGCATCGGCGGGACGCCGCCGAGGCGATGACCGGGCCCGTGCCGCGAAGGTCAGGCCCTCGTCTGCTGGTCGAGGGGTTCGTCGTCGGGGTCACCAACCCCAAGTCGATCGCGTTCTTCCTCGCGATCCTTCCTCAGTTCGTCGACCTGCACGCAGGGTCGGTGCCGATGCAGCTCTTCGTGCTCGGGGCGATCGTCGTCATGATCGGCGTCGCCTGCGATGCGCTCTGGGTGTTGCTGGCGAGCGCCGCGCGCGAGTGGTTCGGTCGATCCCCGCGCCGCATCGAGGCGATGAGCGCCACGGGTGGCGGGCTCATGATCGGACTCGGTGTGTTCCTGCTGGTGTGGAGCGAGAAGCCTGCGAGTGCCTGA
- a CDS encoding Gfo/Idh/MocA family protein produces MLRVGIIGTGGIADAHINGYLAFPGECEIVALADVVAGKAAQKAETFELAAAAFDDPLAMIASGLVDLVSVATPPSTHAALAIAALDAGIDVLVEKPMAPSLEECDAMLAAQERSGRVLSVVAQNRFRDDLATLKDVVDSGLLGSISHVRVDSAWWRGLPYYDLWWRGTWEKEGGGCTLNHAIHHIDLLLWLLGSPTEITAMLANAQHDNAEVEDLSVAVFRYDRGLAQLTSSVVHHGQEQAIVIQGANARVSQPFSVVAERARADGFPEQGGDPEVVARIEALVADRTPLAHLGHEGQIGDLLGAIRDGRSPIAGGHDGRNAVEVVTAIYKAGFERQFVSLPISASDPYYRAGQLVANAPHFFEKKASLIEAAS; encoded by the coding sequence ATGCTCAGGGTCGGAATCATCGGCACCGGCGGGATCGCCGACGCGCACATCAACGGATACCTCGCCTTCCCGGGCGAGTGCGAGATCGTCGCGCTGGCCGACGTGGTCGCCGGCAAGGCGGCGCAGAAGGCTGAGACCTTCGAGCTCGCAGCCGCGGCATTCGATGACCCGCTCGCCATGATCGCCTCGGGTCTGGTCGACCTCGTGAGCGTCGCCACCCCGCCCTCGACGCACGCGGCCCTCGCGATCGCCGCCCTCGACGCCGGCATCGACGTGCTGGTCGAGAAGCCCATGGCCCCGTCGCTCGAAGAGTGCGATGCGATGCTCGCGGCGCAGGAGCGCTCGGGACGAGTGCTCTCGGTCGTCGCGCAGAACCGGTTCCGCGACGACCTCGCAACCCTGAAGGACGTCGTCGATTCGGGGCTGCTCGGGTCGATCTCGCACGTCCGCGTCGATTCGGCGTGGTGGCGGGGGCTGCCCTACTACGACCTGTGGTGGCGAGGGACATGGGAGAAAGAGGGCGGGGGATGCACTCTCAACCACGCCATCCACCACATCGACCTGCTGCTGTGGCTGCTCGGCAGTCCCACCGAGATCACCGCGATGCTGGCCAACGCGCAGCACGACAACGCCGAGGTGGAAGACCTCTCGGTCGCTGTGTTCCGCTACGACCGGGGCCTCGCGCAGCTGACCAGCTCGGTCGTGCACCACGGACAGGAGCAGGCGATCGTGATCCAGGGCGCGAATGCTCGGGTCTCGCAGCCGTTCTCGGTCGTCGCAGAGCGCGCTCGCGCCGACGGCTTTCCGGAGCAGGGTGGCGATCCTGAGGTGGTGGCGCGCATCGAGGCGCTCGTCGCCGACCGCACTCCTCTTGCTCATCTCGGGCACGAGGGGCAGATCGGCGACCTGCTCGGCGCGATCCGCGACGGCAGGTCGCCCATCGCCGGCGGGCACGACGGACGCAACGCGGTCGAGGTCGTCACGGCCATCTACAAAGCCGGGTTCGAGAGGCAGTTCGTCTCCCTCCCGATCTCGGCGTCCGACCCGTACTACCGGGCCGGCCAGCTCGTGGCGAACGCACCGCACTTCTTCGAGAAGAAGGCCTCACTGATCGAGGCGGCATCGTGA
- a CDS encoding Gfo/Idh/MocA family protein, whose amino-acid sequence MTRTYTFDPLPEPVVGPGEFVFAAVGLAHGHIHGMVEQLIDAGATLSLVFDDDPAKVADFVARFPQARPAASEQEVLDDPEVQLVASASIANQRAPLGVRVLDAGKDFFADKPAITTIDDLTAARDAVERTGRKFAVYYGERVHSEAAILAGQLIEQGAIGTVLQVASFGPHRIGTGRPDWFYDPQQYGGIICDIGSHNFEQMLYYTGATDGEIVSSTVANYAHPETPGLQDFGDAHVVLDNGTTGYVRVDWFTPAGLDVFGDGRTVLLGTDGYIELRKYVDITTDTGGGQVLLVNQDGQFRFDATGQTGYPFFGQLIRDCLDRTENAMTQAHAFTAAELSIIAQRDARVLAG is encoded by the coding sequence ATGACCCGCACGTACACCTTCGATCCGCTGCCCGAACCGGTCGTCGGCCCCGGCGAGTTCGTCTTCGCAGCCGTGGGGCTGGCGCACGGACACATCCACGGGATGGTCGAGCAGCTCATCGACGCCGGCGCGACCCTCTCGCTCGTCTTCGACGACGATCCCGCGAAGGTCGCGGACTTCGTCGCACGGTTCCCGCAGGCCCGCCCGGCCGCGAGCGAGCAGGAGGTGCTCGACGACCCCGAGGTGCAGCTCGTCGCGAGTGCATCGATCGCGAATCAGCGAGCGCCGCTCGGGGTGCGCGTGCTCGATGCGGGCAAGGATTTCTTCGCCGACAAGCCGGCGATCACGACGATCGACGACCTCACGGCTGCTCGTGACGCCGTCGAGCGCACCGGCCGCAAATTCGCCGTGTACTACGGCGAGCGGGTGCACTCCGAGGCGGCGATCCTCGCGGGCCAGCTGATCGAGCAGGGTGCGATCGGCACCGTTCTGCAGGTGGCCTCTTTCGGGCCGCACCGCATCGGCACCGGGCGCCCCGACTGGTTCTACGATCCCCAACAGTACGGCGGCATCATCTGCGACATCGGCAGCCACAACTTCGAGCAGATGCTCTATTACACCGGCGCGACCGACGGAGAGATCGTCAGTTCGACGGTCGCCAACTACGCGCACCCCGAGACTCCCGGGCTGCAGGACTTCGGAGATGCGCACGTGGTGCTCGACAACGGCACCACCGGATATGTGCGAGTGGACTGGTTCACCCCGGCGGGGCTCGACGTGTTCGGCGACGGCCGCACCGTGCTGCTCGGCACCGACGGCTACATCGAACTGCGCAAGTACGTCGACATCACGACCGACACCGGGGGAGGGCAGGTGCTGCTCGTCAATCAGGACGGTCAGTTCCGGTTCGATGCGACCGGTCAGACGGGGTATCCCTTCTTCGGGCAGCTGATCCGAGACTGCCTCGATCGCACCGAGAACGCGATGACCCAGGCGCACGCTTTCACGGCGGCGGAGCTCAGCATCATCGCACAGCGCGATGCGCGGGTGCTCGCCGGCTGA
- the xylA gene encoding xylose isomerase has protein sequence MPTPTRDDKFSFGLWTIGYNGADPFGGPTRPALDVVHAVEKLAELGAYGLTFHDDDLFAFGSTDAERQTQIDRLKGALADTGLVVPMVTTNLFSAPIFKDGGFTSNDRDVRRYALRKVFRQLDLGAELGAQTFVMWGGREGAEYDSAKDIRQALERYREAVNLLGDYVTDKGYDIRFAIEPKPNEPRGDILLPTLGHAIAFIDSLERPELVGVNPEVGHEQMAGLNFTAGIAQALFHGKLFHIDLNGQRGIKYDQDLVFGHGDLHNAFSLVDLLENGGPGGVPAYDGPRHFDYKPSRTEDEKGVWDSAAANMRTYLLLKERAAAFRADPEVQEALAAARVDELSTPTLNPGESYDDFLADRSAYEEFDANSYFGGKGFGFVRLQQLATEHLLGVR, from the coding sequence ATGCCAACCCCTACCCGTGACGACAAGTTCTCCTTCGGCCTCTGGACGATCGGATACAACGGAGCCGACCCGTTCGGCGGCCCGACCCGCCCCGCCCTCGACGTCGTGCACGCGGTCGAGAAGCTCGCCGAGCTCGGCGCCTACGGCCTGACCTTCCACGACGACGACCTGTTCGCGTTCGGTTCGACCGACGCCGAGCGCCAGACGCAGATCGACCGCCTCAAGGGCGCGCTCGCCGACACCGGCCTGGTCGTGCCGATGGTGACCACCAACCTGTTCAGCGCACCGATCTTCAAGGACGGCGGCTTCACCTCGAACGACCGCGACGTGCGTCGCTACGCGCTGCGCAAGGTCTTCCGCCAGCTCGACCTCGGCGCCGAGCTGGGTGCGCAGACATTCGTCATGTGGGGCGGCCGCGAGGGCGCCGAATACGACTCCGCCAAGGACATCCGTCAGGCCCTCGAGCGCTACCGCGAGGCCGTGAACCTGCTCGGCGACTACGTCACCGACAAGGGCTACGACATCCGCTTCGCGATCGAGCCCAAGCCGAACGAGCCCCGAGGCGACATCCTGCTGCCGACGCTCGGCCACGCGATCGCGTTCATCGACTCGCTCGAGCGCCCCGAGCTCGTCGGCGTGAACCCCGAGGTCGGTCACGAGCAGATGGCGGGGCTCAACTTCACCGCCGGCATCGCGCAGGCGCTCTTCCACGGCAAGCTCTTCCACATCGATCTCAACGGTCAGCGCGGCATCAAGTACGACCAGGACCTCGTCTTCGGTCACGGCGACCTGCACAACGCCTTCTCGCTCGTGGACCTGCTCGAGAACGGCGGACCCGGCGGCGTGCCCGCCTACGACGGCCCCCGCCACTTCGACTACAAGCCCAGCCGCACGGAAGACGAGAAGGGCGTCTGGGACTCGGCGGCCGCGAACATGCGCACCTACCTGCTGCTGAAGGAGCGGGCGGCGGCGTTCCGCGCCGACCCCGAGGTGCAGGAGGCGCTCGCCGCCGCCCGGGTCGACGAGCTCTCGACGCCGACCCTCAACCCCGGCGAGTCCTACGACGACTTCCTCGCCGACCGCTCGGCGTACGAGGAGTTCGACGCGAACTCGTACTTCGGAGGCAAGGGCTTCGGCTTCGTCCGACTGCAGCAGCTCGCGACCGAGCACCTGCTCGGCGTCCGCTGA
- a CDS encoding DUF1206 domain-containing protein yields the protein MGTPKDVARTAQRSDGFRRTARAGFVVVGLVHIIIGALAVSIATGGGGDADQDGAMQVIRSTPVGGLLLGGVAAGLIALAVWEVTSGLLSANRDDARRWGLRLKMLGIAAAYLVIAGLALVFAFGGNIESEQTMQTLSRAILAAPGGIVLLVILGLSVAGAGAGFFVIGCTRGFEKTMDIPAGPSRVGIVALGSVGYIAKGIAIMVTGSLFVVAAWTQDPDKAAGLDGALRSITDLPLGEPLLWLVGVGLAVYGVFSIVRARFARM from the coding sequence ATGGGCACCCCGAAAGACGTCGCACGCACGGCGCAGCGTTCTGACGGCTTCCGACGCACGGCTCGCGCGGGGTTCGTGGTCGTCGGGCTCGTCCACATCATCATCGGAGCCCTCGCCGTCTCCATCGCCACGGGCGGAGGAGGGGATGCCGATCAGGACGGCGCGATGCAGGTGATCCGGTCCACACCCGTCGGCGGACTGCTGCTGGGTGGAGTGGCTGCGGGATTGATCGCGCTGGCGGTGTGGGAGGTCACGAGCGGACTGCTCTCCGCCAACCGAGACGACGCCCGCCGCTGGGGGCTGCGACTGAAGATGCTCGGCATCGCCGCCGCCTACCTCGTGATCGCCGGGCTCGCACTCGTGTTCGCCTTCGGAGGAAACATCGAATCCGAGCAGACGATGCAGACCCTCAGCAGAGCGATACTCGCCGCGCCGGGCGGAATCGTCCTGCTCGTCATCCTCGGCCTCAGTGTCGCCGGAGCGGGCGCGGGGTTCTTCGTGATCGGATGCACGCGCGGCTTCGAGAAGACCATGGACATACCGGCGGGGCCGTCTCGCGTCGGCATCGTCGCGCTCGGCAGCGTCGGCTACATCGCGAAGGGGATCGCGATCATGGTGACCGGCTCGCTCTTCGTCGTCGCGGCCTGGACTCAGGACCCCGACAAGGCGGCGGGCCTCGACGGCGCGCTGCGCAGCATCACCGATCTGCCCCTCGGTGAACCTCTGCTGTGGCTGGTCGGTGTGGGCCTCGCCGTCTACGGCGTCTTCTCGATCGTCCGCGCGCGCTTCGCGCGGATGTGA
- a CDS encoding GyrI-like domain-containing protein: MTAVDPKKSLDAYRAKKGEFRILEVPAMQYLMIDGAGDPNTATAYSDAVTALFPLAYTLKFESRKQLGIDTVVMPLEGLWHAPDMESFTTRRDKSEWMWTLMIMVPDHVTRVMFDDAVDAVAAKLAKKKQDSPALRSVRLETLHEGLCVQTLHVGSYDDEAPVLDDLHHRFIPSSGLGMTGLHHEIYLSDVRRVEPAKLRTILRQPVARIG; the protein is encoded by the coding sequence ATGACCGCGGTCGATCCGAAGAAGTCGCTGGATGCGTATCGCGCGAAGAAGGGCGAGTTCCGCATCCTCGAGGTCCCGGCGATGCAGTACCTGATGATCGACGGCGCGGGAGATCCGAATACGGCGACGGCCTATTCGGATGCCGTCACGGCGCTGTTCCCCCTCGCCTACACGCTCAAGTTCGAGAGCAGGAAGCAGCTCGGGATCGACACCGTCGTGATGCCGTTGGAAGGACTGTGGCACGCACCCGACATGGAGTCGTTCACCACGAGGCGAGACAAGTCCGAGTGGATGTGGACGCTGATGATCATGGTCCCCGACCACGTCACGCGCGTCATGTTCGATGACGCCGTCGATGCCGTGGCCGCGAAGCTCGCGAAGAAGAAGCAGGATTCTCCGGCTCTGCGATCGGTGCGCCTCGAGACCCTCCACGAGGGACTCTGTGTGCAGACCCTGCACGTCGGCTCGTACGACGACGAGGCTCCTGTGCTCGACGATCTGCACCATCGCTTCATCCCCAGCAGCGGCCTCGGCATGACGGGGCTGCATCACGAGATCTACCTCAGCGATGTCCGTCGGGTCGAACCGGCGAAGCTCCGCACCATCCTTCGGCAGCCCGTCGCGCGCATCGGCTGA
- a CDS encoding cupin domain-containing protein, which produces MTASSFPGGTSLSHLDVYTDAAPDGICGGSPHMHLVSTEAYVVISGEGALQTIDGDGFRETPLSAGAVVWFTPGTIHRAVNRGDLRVVVLMSNAGLPEAGDAVMTFPAEIVAAPDAYAAAASLGAEDGRAERASARRDLAVTGFETLRDAVVAGDRAALDAFRAAAGALVRDRAEAWGDLVRERPLAQAEQSLALAEAVASGSVTHLAGARVHQALPSVGERGFGMCGRLRTYDVTDEETDR; this is translated from the coding sequence GTGACCGCATCCTCGTTCCCCGGCGGCACCTCGCTGTCTCATCTCGACGTCTACACGGATGCCGCACCCGACGGCATCTGCGGAGGCAGCCCCCACATGCACCTCGTCTCGACCGAGGCGTACGTGGTGATCTCGGGGGAGGGCGCGCTGCAGACCATCGATGGCGACGGCTTCCGAGAGACGCCGTTGTCGGCGGGAGCGGTCGTCTGGTTCACCCCCGGCACCATCCACCGTGCGGTGAACCGCGGCGACCTGCGCGTCGTCGTGTTGATGAGCAATGCCGGGCTGCCCGAGGCGGGCGATGCCGTGATGACCTTCCCTGCAGAGATCGTGGCCGCCCCGGATGCCTATGCGGCAGCGGCGTCACTCGGAGCCGAAGACGGGCGCGCAGAGCGAGCATCCGCACGCCGCGATCTCGCCGTGACCGGGTTCGAGACTCTGCGTGATGCGGTCGTCGCCGGCGACCGTGCCGCGCTCGACGCCTTCCGCGCTGCGGCCGGTGCGCTCGTGCGTGATCGTGCCGAAGCCTGGGGCGATCTCGTGCGAGAGCGTCCGCTCGCCCAGGCCGAGCAGTCGCTCGCGCTCGCCGAAGCGGTGGCATCCGGTTCTGTGACGCACCTCGCCGGCGCCCGGGTCCACCAGGCCCTACCCTCGGTGGGGGAGCGCGGATTCGGCATGTGCGGACGCCTGCGAACCTATGACGTGACCGACGAGGAGACTGACCGATGA
- a CDS encoding AraC family transcriptional regulator yields MIGMLNALVDLVEAEVSEIDVAEFARTHGTTEYHLRRMFSALAGMPLSEYVRRRRMTLAGAELVSGAPNMLDVAVRHGYSSTEAFGRAFRAVHGISTADARRDGGPLRTQPTLRFRLSVEGSTPMDVTITTMPELVLVGHAARVPLIHVGVNPHIQAHIASIAPEEHVRLKHLSDREPAGILAVTGDLEPDAAEGTELTYLHGVSVHPTAAVPDDLDILRVDAGHWAVFAASGPFPETLQDLWAATATEWFPSNPWRLRPGPSIVRYLEFTGTHAACELWLAVEQD; encoded by the coding sequence ATGATCGGAATGCTCAACGCCCTGGTCGATCTCGTGGAGGCGGAGGTGTCGGAGATCGACGTCGCCGAGTTCGCCCGCACGCACGGCACGACCGAGTATCACCTTCGGCGCATGTTCTCGGCCCTGGCCGGCATGCCGCTGTCGGAATACGTCCGACGCCGTCGGATGACGCTTGCGGGAGCCGAACTCGTCTCGGGTGCGCCGAACATGCTCGACGTCGCCGTGCGCCATGGCTACAGCTCGACCGAGGCGTTCGGCCGCGCGTTCCGTGCTGTGCACGGGATCAGCACCGCCGACGCACGCCGGGACGGGGGTCCTCTCCGCACACAACCCACGCTCCGGTTCCGCCTGAGCGTCGAAGGGAGTACCCCGATGGACGTCACCATCACCACCATGCCTGAGCTCGTGCTCGTGGGGCATGCCGCACGAGTCCCCCTGATCCATGTCGGAGTCAACCCGCACATCCAGGCTCACATCGCCTCGATCGCGCCGGAGGAGCACGTCAGGCTCAAGCACCTGAGCGACCGAGAGCCCGCGGGGATCCTCGCTGTCACCGGCGACCTTGAACCGGATGCGGCCGAAGGCACGGAGCTGACCTATCTGCACGGAGTCTCCGTGCATCCGACGGCTGCGGTTCCCGATGACCTCGACATCCTCCGGGTCGATGCCGGTCACTGGGCGGTCTTCGCCGCGTCCGGCCCGTTCCCCGAGACCCTGCAGGATCTCTGGGCGGCGACGGCGACCGAATGGTTCCCGTCGAACCCGTGGAGGCTCCGACCGGGCCCCTCGATCGTCCGGTACCTCGAGTTCACGGGCACGCACGCGGCGTGCGAGCTCTGGCTCGCCGTCGAGCAGGACTGA
- a CDS encoding ROK family transcriptional regulator yields MPTPPSPALGTRPHNLARILRLVHEDGAQSRAALTEATGLNRSTIADLVAELVRRGLVDERVPDLPGRVGRPSPVVTASARVVAIAVNPEVDAVEIAAVGLDRSILVRERLPNASVPSPGEVTQTIASRIDAWRQGVLADARIEAVGIAVPGLVRTSDGVVRNAPHLEWRDVPLADLVRTATAAPTYVDNDATLGVIAEHRYGAGRGIDDIVYLNGGASGIGGGLIIHGRPVAGAGGYAGEFGQNRPRISADDDRRTADGVLETEVSRRLLLEAVGLDAADDETLDAELTSSESSAVADEVTRQAHVLASALANAVNVLNPALVVLGGFLATIADLRTEQITADVGMLAMSESVEGLEIRAAALGADRLLIGAAELAFAELLADPGERG; encoded by the coding sequence ATGCCGACACCGCCGAGCCCCGCGCTGGGCACCCGCCCGCACAATCTCGCCCGCATCCTGCGGCTCGTGCACGAAGACGGCGCGCAGTCGCGGGCGGCGCTGACCGAAGCGACCGGGCTCAACCGGTCGACGATCGCCGATCTGGTCGCCGAGCTGGTCAGACGTGGTCTCGTCGACGAACGGGTGCCTGATCTCCCCGGCCGCGTGGGGCGCCCCTCGCCCGTGGTGACCGCATCCGCGCGAGTCGTCGCGATCGCGGTGAACCCCGAGGTGGATGCCGTCGAGATCGCCGCGGTCGGCCTCGACCGCAGCATCCTGGTGCGCGAGCGACTGCCGAACGCGAGCGTGCCCTCGCCCGGTGAGGTGACGCAGACGATCGCATCGCGTATCGACGCATGGCGGCAGGGGGTGCTCGCGGATGCACGAATCGAGGCGGTGGGCATCGCCGTGCCCGGTCTCGTCCGGACTTCGGACGGCGTCGTCCGCAACGCCCCGCACCTGGAGTGGCGCGACGTGCCTCTCGCCGACCTCGTACGCACCGCGACCGCAGCGCCGACCTACGTCGACAACGACGCGACCCTCGGGGTGATCGCAGAGCACCGCTACGGCGCGGGCCGGGGAATCGACGACATCGTCTACCTCAACGGCGGGGCCTCGGGCATCGGTGGCGGCCTCATCATCCACGGACGCCCGGTCGCGGGGGCAGGAGGGTATGCGGGGGAGTTCGGGCAGAATCGTCCGCGCATCTCGGCGGACGACGACCGTCGTACCGCCGACGGCGTGCTCGAGACCGAGGTGAGCCGTCGGCTGCTGCTCGAAGCCGTCGGCCTCGACGCCGCCGACGACGAGACGCTCGACGCCGAGCTGACCTCGTCGGAGTCGTCCGCGGTGGCCGACGAGGTCACCCGGCAGGCGCACGTGCTCGCAAGTGCACTGGCCAACGCGGTGAACGTGCTCAACCCGGCGCTCGTCGTGCTCGGCGGATTCCTCGCCACGATCGCCGACCTGCGCACCGAGCAGATCACCGCCGACGTCGGCATGCTCGCGATGTCGGAGAGTGTCGAGGGGCTCGAGATCCGCGCGGCAGCGCTCGGTGCCGACCGGCTCCTCATCGGTGCGGCCGAACTGGCGTTCGCCGAGCTGCTGGCCGATCCGGGGGAGCGCGGCTGA
- the xylB gene encoding xylulokinase, protein MPLVLGVDSSTQSCKVVVVDTSTGAVVRSGRASHPDGTSVDPESWWRALSAAIAEAGSLDDIAAWSIGGQQHGLVALDETGAVIRDALLWNDTRSAGAAQDLIDEFGAEELAARTGLVPVASFTITKLRWLRDHEPENAARVAAVALPHDWLTWRLRGFGPENPALDELVTDRSDASGTGYWNPATGEYDRELLAAALGHDAVLPRVLAHDEAVTDAAGRRVGTGAGDNAAAALGLGAVPGDVVVSIGTSGTVCAVSTTAIADPTGTVAGFADASGNFLPLVATLNAARVVDVTAALLGVTHDEFSALALRSTPGADGLTLLPYFEGERTPNLPDATASLTGMTLASTTRENLARAAVEGMLRGLGAGLDALRDLGIPLERALLIGGGAQSEAVRRIAPEILGLTVEVPEPGEYVALGAARQATQLVG, encoded by the coding sequence ATGCCGCTGGTTCTCGGGGTCGACTCGTCGACCCAGTCCTGCAAGGTCGTGGTCGTCGACACGTCGACCGGAGCGGTCGTCCGCTCCGGCCGCGCGTCGCATCCCGACGGGACGTCCGTCGACCCCGAGTCCTGGTGGCGCGCGCTGAGCGCGGCGATCGCTGAGGCAGGGTCGCTCGACGACATCGCGGCGTGGTCGATCGGCGGTCAGCAGCACGGCCTCGTCGCACTCGACGAGACGGGCGCCGTGATCCGCGACGCTCTGCTGTGGAACGACACCCGGTCGGCCGGAGCGGCGCAGGATCTGATCGACGAATTCGGTGCCGAGGAGCTGGCTGCCCGCACGGGGCTCGTGCCCGTGGCATCCTTCACGATCACGAAGCTGCGCTGGCTTCGCGACCACGAGCCCGAGAATGCCGCGCGGGTCGCCGCGGTGGCGCTGCCGCACGACTGGCTGACCTGGCGGCTGCGCGGCTTCGGACCCGAGAATCCCGCCCTCGACGAGCTGGTCACGGACCGGTCGGATGCGTCGGGAACCGGATACTGGAATCCCGCGACCGGAGAGTACGACCGTGAGCTCCTGGCCGCCGCCCTGGGCCACGACGCCGTCCTCCCCCGCGTGCTCGCGCACGACGAGGCGGTGACGGATGCGGCCGGGCGACGCGTCGGCACGGGAGCGGGCGACAACGCGGCAGCAGCCCTGGGACTCGGAGCCGTGCCGGGCGACGTCGTCGTGTCGATCGGCACATCGGGAACCGTGTGCGCCGTCAGCACGACGGCGATCGCAGACCCGACCGGAACCGTGGCCGGCTTCGCCGACGCCTCGGGCAACTTTCTTCCGCTGGTCGCGACGCTCAACGCGGCTCGAGTGGTCGACGTCACGGCTGCGCTGCTCGGGGTCACGCACGATGAGTTCAGCGCTCTCGCCCTGCGGTCGACTCCCGGTGCTGACGGGCTGACGCTGCTCCCCTACTTCGAGGGCGAGCGCACGCCCAATCTGCCGGATGCCACGGCATCCCTCACGGGCATGACACTCGCGTCGACGACCAGGGAGAACCTCGCCCGCGCCGCCGTCGAGGGGATGCTGCGGGGCCTCGGCGCCGGACTCGACGCGCTCCGCGACCTCGGCATCCCGCTCGAGCGCGCCCTGCTGATCGGCGGCGGCGCGCAATCGGAAGCCGTACGTCGGATCGCACCGGAGATCCTCGGTCTCACGGTCGAGGTCCCGGAGCCCGGCGAGTACGTGGCCCTCGGCGCCGCGCGTCAGGCGACCCAGCTCGTCGGCTGA